A genome region from Columba livia isolate bColLiv1 breed racing homer chromosome 2, bColLiv1.pat.W.v2, whole genome shotgun sequence includes the following:
- the MAFA gene encoding transcription factor MafA, whose product MASELAMSAELPTSPLAIEYVNDFDLMKFEVKKEPAEAERLCHRLPAGSLSSTPLSTPCSSVPSSPSFCAPSPGGQPAPGPPTTTASSLGSKPQLEELYWMSGYQHHLNPEALNLTPEDAVEALIGAPHHHHHHHQAYESFRPQPFGGEELPPAAHHHPGHHHHHHHHLRLEDRFSDDQLVSMSVRELNRQLRGFSKEEVIRLKQKRRTLKNRGYAQSCRYKRVQQRHILENEKCQLQSQVEQLKQEVTRLAKERDLYKEKYEKLAGRGFPREPSPSAAPKPAADFFM is encoded by the coding sequence ATGGCCTCGGAGCTGGCCATGAGCGCGGAACTGCCCACCAGCCCCCTCGCCATCGAATACGTGAACGATTTCGACTTGATGAAGTTCGAAGTGAAGAAAGAACCGGCGGAGGCGGAGCGGCTGTGCCACCGGCTGCCCGCCGgttccctctcctccaccccgCTCAGCACGCCCTGCTCCTCCGTGCCTTCCTCGCCCAGTTTCTGCGCTCCCAGCCCCGGCGGGCAACCGGCTCCTGGTCCCCCAACAACCACAGCGTCCTCCCTGGGCTCCAAACCTCAGCTGGAGGAGCTGTACTGGATGTCGGGTTACCAGCATCACCTCAATCCCGAAGCTCTCAACCTGACACCGGAGGACGCGGTGGAAGCGTTGATCGGTGCCcctcaccatcatcatcatcaccatcaaGCTTACGAGTCTTTCCGACCTCAGCCTTTCGGCGGTGAGGAGTTACCGCCGGCCGCCCATCATCACCCCGgccatcaccatcatcatcatcaccacctGCGCTTGGAGGACCGCTTCTCCGACGACCAGTTGGTGAGTATGTCGGTACGGGAGCTGAACCGGCAGCTGCGGGGGTTCAGCAAGGAGGAGGTGATTCgcctcaagcagaagaggaggacCTTGAAGAACCGAGGCTACGCTCAGTCCTGCCGCTACAAGCGGGTCCAGCAGAGGCACATCTTGGAGAACGAGAAATGTCAACTTCAGAGCCAAGTGGAGCAACTCAAGCAGGAGGTGACCCGTTTGGCCAAGGAAAGGGAtctgtacaaagaaaaatacGAGAAATTAGCCGGCCGGGGTTTCCCGAGGGAACCCTCCCCATCCGCCGCCCCTAAACCCGCCGCTGACTTCTTCATGTGA